From the genome of Seriola aureovittata isolate HTS-2021-v1 ecotype China chromosome 6, ASM2101889v1, whole genome shotgun sequence, one region includes:
- the LOC130170912 gene encoding 5-hydroxytryptamine receptor 3A-like produces the protein MAHCYLEAAESFVAALNCTSPTPESLFNALEKELFPKRLLRPVKRFSDTLNVTINIALVGILGVNEKTQSMTTFIWQILEWDIEGLSWDEKECGTKRISVPREKLWVPDVHIAEFMDEDRSPKAPYVYLYNTGRVFDDKPIRVVSSCRLEIYTFPFDFQNCSLTFGSYLHFATDIRMIQGYAAAEILAGSRKVIQTKGEWELADIKITPSTLEITEGSYSDIIFYIILRRRPLTYVVNLLIPSCFLITLDLFSFLLPPASVDRSAFKMTLILGYTVFLLIMNDLLPVTGETTPLMNVLFSLSLALMVASLLETVFITNIQFSSSQYSAVPHWLSVLVLQYLSVVVCLPSTKNCIKISIPPPATDPTVNTSMISSRALQSISGDTPLEKKPPDMALDEVRKLSRDLMAIRLQMDKHFQGSKTSQEWQMIGVVIDRLLFGLYIIFISVSFLTIVSIWIWNHSLED, from the exons GTTTTGTTGCAGCATTGAACTGCACCAGCCCAACTCCTGAATCTCTGTTTAATGCCCTTGAGAAGGAATTATTTCCTAAAAGACTACTGCGACCTGTAAAAAGGTTTTCAGATACACTTAACGTAACCATCAATATTGCTCTGGTGGGAATTTTAGGAGTG AATGAAAAGACCCAGTCAATGACAACATTCATATGGCAAATCTTG GAGTGGGATATAGAGGGACTGAGCTGGGATGAGAAGGAATGTGGAACTAAAAGAATCTCTGTTCCCCGGGAAAAGCTTTGGGTCCCAGACGTCCACATCGCCGAGTT catGGACGAGGACAGATCTCCGAAAGCTCCCTATGTCTACTTATACAACACAGGTCGTGTTTTTGATGATAAACCAATAAGAGTGGTCAGTTCCTGCAGATTAGAAATCTATACTTTCCCCTTTGATTTTCAAAACTGCTCTCTGACCTTTGGATCATACCTCCACTTTG CTACAGACATAAGGATGATTCAAGGTTACGCAGCTGCAGAAATTCTGGCGGGGTCCAGAAAAGTGATACAGACCAAAGGAGAGTGGGAGCTTGCAGATATCAAAATAACTCCATCTACCCTGGAGATAACTGAAGGAAGCTACTCAGACATCATATTCTAT ATCATTTTGAGACGCAGGCCACTCACCTATGTGGTGAACCTACTGATCCCAAGCTGCTTCCTTATCACACTGGACCTCTTCAGCTTCCTGCTGCCTCCTGCAAGTGTGGACCGATCCGCATTCAAGATGACCTTAATCCTGGGCTACACTGTCTTCCTGCTCATCATGAACGACCTGTTGCCTGTCACTGGGGAGACAACACCTCTCATGA ATGTTCTATTCTCTCTCAGTCTCGCTCTGATGGTGGCCAGCCTGTTGGAGACAGTGTTTATCACTAATATCCAGTTCAGCTCCAGCCAGTACAGTGCGGTGCCTCACTGGCTCAGTGTCCTTGTGTTACAGTATCTATCTGTTGTCGTTTGCCTCCCTTCAACAAAGAACTGCATCAAAATCTCCATTCCACCACCTGCTACAG ACCCAACAGTGAATACAAGTATGATTTCTTCAAGAGCTCTTCAGAGCATCTCTGGTGATACACCTCTAGAAAAAAAGCCTCCAGATATGGCCCTGGATGAAGTGAGGAAACTGAGCAGAGATCTCATGGCCATTCGCCTCCAGATGGACAAACACTTCCAGGGGAGCAAGACCTCACAGGAATGGCAAATGATCGGGGTAGTCATCGACCGTCTGCTGTTCGGCTTGTACATTATCTTCATCTCGGTCAGCTTTCTCACCATCGTATCTATCTGGATCTGGAATCATTCGTTGGAAGATTGA